Below is a window of Salvelinus alpinus chromosome 5, SLU_Salpinus.1, whole genome shotgun sequence DNA.
aggaggagatagggaaggaggtagaggagataaGGGAGGGGGTTGAGGAGGATATAAGGGAGGTGTTAGAGGAGCAGATAAGgaagatggtggatggtggatgaggATATAtgggaggtggtagaggagaAGATAAGGAAAATGGTAGAGGAGCAGATGAGGAAGGTGGTAGAATAGGATATAggggaggtggtagaggaggagtTAAGGAAGGTGGTAGAGGAGATAAGGGAGAtggtagaggaggagatagggaagGGGGTAGAGGAGATAAGGGAGGTGGTTGAGGAGGATAtaagggaggtggtggaggaggagataagggaggtggtggaggaggatacAGGGGAGGTGAATTGAGCAGGAGATAAGGAAGATGGTGGAGGATGTTATAGGGGAGGTGGATTGAGCAGGAGATAAGGAAGATGGTGGAGGATGTTATAGGGGAGGTGGATTGAGCAGGAGATAAGGAAGATGGTAGAGGAGCAGATGGGGAGTGTGGTAGAGGAGATAagggaggtggtagaggaggtggtagaagaggtggtggaggaggtgataagggaggtggtagaggaggagataagggaggtgaTAGAGGAGCATTAGATAGAGATGGAGATAGGACAGCTAGAGAGTGATGATgaaaggagatgagatgagaaagtgtgagaggaGTGTATTTTTAGCAGCTGATCTGTCACCTGCGTTTTTGTTTCTGATCGCTGGCGTCCGTCAGACCACTGGAGCATGGCAGCCTTGGAACAATGCCAGGgagacacacaaaaacacacacacacgcacgcacacacacacacacacacacacacacacacacacacacagctggtgtGTTTAagccgtgtgtgtttgtgtgtgcgagtgtgggGGTGTTTCTCTCTGGAGGATCCTGCTGTGGATCGGAGGCCTGGTTACCATGGTGACAGCATATTTCTCCAGAATCGCTCCTATCGATCCTCAGAGAGGCGTCGACGACCCAGCAAGACAAAGATAgaggaatgtgtgtgtatatgtgtgtgtatatatatgtgtgtgtgtttgtgtatatgtgtgtgttaacGGTTCTCTAGGTTGAAATCAGGTTCCAGAGAAAACTGGTTTCTACCTCAGCTAACAGAACGCTCTGTGGTCTTGCAGCAGAGGGTTAAAACACACTCTTCTTTcctacgtgtgtgtctgtgtgtctgtgtgtctctgtgtctgtgtgtatgtgtacgtttGTACGTTGGTTTGTCTGTTTAGGTTACTACAAGCTCCACTCCGTACGTGCGTGGAGTAGCGAACACCATTTGTTAACGTGATATCCTCGCCTGTCCCACTCCCATTCACAAGGGGGCAATAGCTACATTTTGAATGGTTGTCTTTTCATTTAGTAAACAACAAGGAAGAGTCGCATTCCCTTGCTAGTAGTAGCCTGCTAGTAGTTAGCTGCCAGCCTTGTCTGCTGGCTTTAGCCTTGCTAAAAACATAGCAAGCTATCTAACCTTTATAGCTTCCCACATCACCATGTGAAACAATCAGAttcataataaaaaaatatgccCTGGCAAATATCCTTCTACTTGCCGGTGAAACATAAAACATGATCCCAGTTTGATATGCTGCTTGTGTATTCATTCCCATATCAGCTAAAATAGAACTTCATGTTTTGGTCGAGGATAAAAAGTCACatggctagctagttggctacagCATGTTCTACCATTTCACAATAACCTGTAATCACTAGTTATTACTTCTAAATAAAATACCTTTTGGGGTGGGTTGTTGGGTTTTCTTGTTGTCTTCTCATTTGTGGTGAAAGCGAAAGAAGAGTCTCTTGTCTTACCTTGCTAGCAAGTTGGCTAAacactgcaagctagctagcatcCCACATCTCCATGTGAAATAATCAGATTTATAATGAAATAATATGCCCTAGGAAATATTCTTATACTTGCCAGTGTAACCTACAACATTCTCCTAATTTGATATGCTGCTTCAATGTATTCACTCCCATATCAGCGAAAAATCTAATCTAATCATTTTTTGTCACGGAGAAAAGAATAAGTACATGACTATCTGTTTCAGCTTAGAATAACGTTATCACTTCTaaacaacatacagtggggagaacaagtatttgatacactgccgatttttcaggttttcctacttacaaagcatgtagaggtctgtaatttttatcataggtacacttcaactgtgagagacggaatttaaaacaaacatccagaaaatcacattgtatgatttttaagtaattaattcgcattttattgcatgacataagtatttgatacatcagaaaagcagaacttaatatttggtacagaaacctttgtttgcaattacagagatcatacgtttcctgtagttcttgaccaggtttgcacacactgcagcagggattttggcccactcctccatacagaccttctccagatccttcaggtttcggggctgtcgctgggcaatacggactttcagctccctccaaagattttctattgggttcaggtctggagactggctaggccactccaggaccttgagatgcttcttacggagccactccttagttgccctggctgtgtgtttcgggtcgttgtcatgctggaagacccagccacgacctatcttcaatgctcttactgagggaaggaggttgttggccaagatctcgcgatgcatggccccatccatcctcccctcaatacggtgcagtcatcctgtcccctttgcagaaaagcatccccaaagaatgatgtttccacctccaagcttcacggttaggatggtgttcttgaggttgtactaatccttcttcttcctccaaacacggcgagtggagtttagaccaaaaagctctatttttgtctcatcagaccacatgaccttcttcaattcctcctctggatcatccagatggtcattggcaaacttcagacgggcctggacatgcgctggcttgagcagggggaccttgcgtgcgctgcaggattttaatccatgacggcgtagtgtgttactaatggttttctttgagactgtggtcccagctctcttcaggtcattaaccaggtcctgccgtgtagttctgggctgatccctcaccttcctcatgatcattgatgccccacgaggtgagatcttgcatggagccccagaccgagggtgattgaccgtcatcttgaacttcttccattttctaataattgcgccaacagttgttgccttctcaccaagctgcttggctattgtcctgtagcccatcccagccttgtacaggtctacaatttatccctgatgtccttacacagctctctggtcttggccattgtggagaggttggagtctgtttgattgagtgtgtggacaggtgtcttttatacaggtaacgagttcaaacaggtgcagttaatacaggtaatgagtggagaacaggagggcttcttaaagaaaaactaacaggtctgtgagagccggaattcttactggttggtaggtgatcaaatacttatgtcatgcaataaaatgcaaattaattacttaaaaatcatacaatgtgattttctggatttttgttttagattccgtctctcacagttgaagtgtacctatgataaaaatgacagacctctacatgctttgtaagtaggaaaacctgcaaaatcggcagtgtatcaaatacttgttctccccactgtatatcttggGGGGATTCTATAAGGCTACAATGTTGTTTGGTTTATTGTTTGAACAGTTGCTGAGATTATATTTGGTTATCAATGCAAAataggctactttgatgaatagTCTATATAGCAGATTCTTTTTTATgtaaccgttatttaactaggcaagtcagttaagcacaaattcttatttacaatggcggtctaccccggccaaacctggacgacgctgggccaactgtgcgccgccctatgggactcccaatcatggccggatgtgatatagcctggattcaaaccagggactgaagTGACCCctcttgcactgcgatgcagtgccttagaccgctgcgccactcgggagccctaaggAATCAAGGAACCAAGCGACAACACTGCCCCCACGGCAACGGAAGGAATGATACGTTGGGTCTCAATACAGAGAGTATTACAAGGAGCTGTTTCCTTTGTAATGAAAAACTACACCGCAAAACACTGAGCTATGCTCCGTTGGCCCTGTCTACCAATTCTCTGCAGATGCCTTTTGTCTCACTGAGGAGCATTCCAACTCAAGGTTGGAGTCTTTCCTTCTCCCctgctccatcctctctccttccctcactgcttccctccctccctccctcactgcttccctgcctccctccctgcctccctgcccctctctctccacccagctGCGTCTGAATGCTGTGTGTCTGAATGAGCTGCTAACCTTGACACTAAATCAATAACAGACCAACTCTTTGAAGAATCACAGATGGAATAAGTGCCGTCCAGCCAGGCCCCCTCTGAGccgcccagtgtgtgtgtgtgtctgtgtgtgtcagtgtgtgtaatgtgtattgCACAGTGTACTGTgcagtgagtgtgtttgtgtttattttcTAAGGCCTTGTGCAGACTGACTGCAGTATTGCTTGTTTGAGGTCCAACAGAACAATATTCATTTCAATACCATTGCACCTCAGTTGCTGGACAAGGCTGTGGTGTGTGCTGTGTGCCACAAGAgttcacgcacaaacacacaaacacgcatacGCACGCACACGTCAAGGGAGAGGAAAACCATACTCACAAATACGTCTGTTTTCTACGCCCAACCCATTTCTctttcctcctcccttctcctctcttctcctctcttctcctctctcctcctctcttctcctctctcctccgctctcctcctctctcctctcttctcctctctcctccgctctcctcctctttcctcctctcttctcctctttcctcctctcttctcctctcctctcttctcctctttcctcctctcttctcctctcttctcatctttcctcctctctcctctgctcttctcctctattctcctctcttctcctctcttctctcctccgctctcctcctctttcctcctctcttctcctctcttctcctctttcctcctctctcctcctctcttctcctctccatccctcttagCATTCATCCTATTCTTATTATCTTCTTCCTGTTCCTCTGCTTTCTTGCCTTCTCCTATTGATTTTCACTTAAATCTTTtcatccctttctttctctcccatctTTCTCTTCACTGATGGCACTAGACacgccttccctccctcctcccttcctcccctcctccttccccctctccctttacCTCTTTCCTCCTCCCACATAGTCTTTGTCCTCCCCTCTTGTCTCTTATCTTTTTCTCAGTCCTCCTTTCATCAATTCATCCACACAGACCTCCACTCCCCTCTGTTTTTATTCGGATGGTCTGATGGAGAATGTAGATTGCATGCAGAGTGAATATTGATATTATTACATGGATCATTACAGATTCCATGAATACCATGCATGTTTTATAGTCGTTTCTTATGGACTACGTAAAATAAATGATCTCTGCTACAATATTGTTAACTGTAAGGTTCAGTCAAGGTCAAATGTTGTACAATGACAAACATTGTTTGTCTCCAGGCTGAGGCCAATGAGATGCCAGAAAACATTGTTTGTCTCCAGGCTGAGGCCAATGAGATGCCAGAAAACATTGTTTGTCTCCAGGCTGAGGCCAATGAGAAGCCAGAAAACATTGTTTGTCTCCAGGCTGTGGCCAATGAGATGCCAGAAAACATTGTTTGTCTCCAGGCTGAGGCCAATGAGATGCCAGAAAACATTGTTTGTCTCCAGGCTGAGGCCAATGAGATGCCAGAAAACATTGTTTGTCTCCAGGCTGTGGCCAATGAGAAGCCAGAAAACATTGTTTGTCTCCAGGCTGAGGCCAATGAGAAGCCAGAAAACATTGTTTGTCTCCAGGCTGTGGCCAATGAGATGTCAGAAAACATTGTTTGTCTCCAGGCTGAGGCCAATGAGATGCCAGAAAACATTGTTTGTCTCCAGGCTGAGGCCAATGAGATGCCAGAAAACATTGTTTGTCTCCAGGCTGTGGCCAATGAGAAGCCAGAAAACATTGTTTGTCTCCAGGCTGTGGCCAATGAGATGCCAGAAAACATTGTTTGTCTCCAGGCTGTGGCCAATGAGATGCCAGAAAACATTGTTTGTCTCCAGGCTGAGGCCAATGAGATGCCAGAAAACATTGTTTGTCTCCAGGCTGAGGCCAATGAGATGCCAGAAAACATTGTTTGTCTCCAGGCTGAGGCCAATGAGATGCCAGAAAACATTGTTTGTCTCCAGGCTGAGGCCAATGAGATGCCAGAAAACATTGTTTGTCTCCAGGCTGAGGCCAATGAGATGCCAGAAAACATTGTTTGTCTCCAGGCTGAGGCCAATGAGATGCCAGAAAACATTGTTTGTCTCCAGGCTGAGGCCAATGAGATGCCAGAAAACATTGTTTGTCTCCAGGCTGAGGCCAATGAGATGCCAGAAAACATTGTTTGTCTCCAGGCTGTGGCCAATGAGAAGCCAGAAAACATTGTTTGTCTCCAAGCTGAGGCCAATGAGAAGCCAGAAAACATTGTTTGTCTCCAGGCTGAGGCCAATGAGAAACCAGAAAACATTGTTTGTCTCCAGGCTGAGGCCAATGAGAAGCCAGAAAACATTGTTTGTCTCCAGGCTGAGGCCAATGAGATGCCAGAAAACATTGTTTGTCTCCAGGCTGAGGCCAATGAGATGCCAGAAAACATTGTTTGTCTCCAGGCTGTGGCCAATGAGAAGCCAGAAAACATTGTTTGTCTCCAGGCTGAGGCCAATGAGAAGCCAGAAAACATTGTTTGTCTCCAGGCTGAGGCCAATGAGATGCCAGAAAACATTGTTTGTCTCCAGGCTGAGGCCAATGAGAAGCCAGAAAACATTGTTTGTCTCCAGGCTGAGGCCAATGAGATGCCAGAAAACATTGTTTGTCTCCAGGCTGAGGCCAATGAGAAGCCTGAAAACATTGTTTGTCTCCAGGCTGAGGCAAATGAGAAGCCAGAAAACATTGTTTGTCTCCAGGCTGAGGCCAATGAGAAGCCAGAAAACATTGTTTGTCTCCAGGCTGAGGCCAATGAAATGCCAGAAAACATTGTTTGTCTCCAGGCTGTGGCCAATGAGAAGCCAGAAAACATTGTTTGTCTCCAGGCTGAGGCCAATGAGAAGCCAGAAAACATTGTTTGTCTCCAGGCTGAGGCCAATGAGATGCCAGAAAACATTGGTTGTCTCCAGGCTGAGGCTAACTGaacgtagcaggtgtaaaagaaatGCCTGAGCCGAGTTTCCACATCCAGATACATCGGGTTGTTGTCAACTCCGCTAAGGGTGGGCTGTGGCCAATGAGAGGCCAGGCAAGTACAGCTAGAGAAAAAGGAAATtgtggagagaggagatatcTCCCTGAAATTTCTGCTCCTTAAACAAACATTAATTTACCTGTTGGTTATTAATTTACTAgacagaacactgaacacacaAGCGCACaagtacacacgcacgcacgcacgcacgcacgcacgcacgcacgcacgcacacgca
It encodes the following:
- the LOC139575273 gene encoding ELKS/Rab6-interacting/CAST family member 1-like; this translates as MTNIVCLQAEANEMPENIVCLQAEANEMPENIVCLQAEANEKPENIVCLQAVANEMPENIVCLQAEANEMPENIVCLQAEANEMPENIVCLQAVANEKPENIVCLQAEANEKPENIVCLQAVANEMSENIVCLQAEANEMPENIVCLQAEANEMPENIVCLQAVANEKPENIVCLQAVANEMPENIVCLQAVANEMPENIVCLQAEANEMPENIVCLQAEANEMPENIVCLQAEANEMPENIVCLQAEANEMPENIVCLQAEANEMPENIVCLQAEANEMPENIVCLQAEANEMPENIVCLQAEANEMPENIVCLQAVANEKPENIVCLQAEANEKPENIVCLQAEANEKPENIVCLQAEANEKPENIVCLQAEANEMPENIVCLQAEANEMPENIVCLQAVANEKPENIVCLQAEANEKPENIVCLQAEANEMPENIVCLQAEANEKPENIVCLQAEANEMPENIVCLQAEANEKPENIVCLQAEANEKPENIVCLQAEANEKPENIVCLQAEANEMPENIVCLQAVANEKPENIVCLQAEANEKPENIVCLQAEANEMPENIGCLQAEAN